TACGCCATTGAAATCAAAATGACTCAAAAGGTGAATAAATCAGATGCAAAACATCTCTCCGGCCTTGAGGATATTCTAAATAAACCCGTTAAGAAAGCCTTCCTGCTTTCCAACGATCCACAAACCCAAACCTTTGATGACAAAACAATTGCTTTGCATGTAGGAATGTTTTTAGGTTGAATTATTACTTTTGCCCCACATTAAAAATTGAATTTCCCATTTTATACTTTGGCATTTAATTTAAAGATAAAGATATGGTTGACATGAAACAAAATGAAGAGCAGCGCAGGCTGTTTGAGGAGTTCCCGCCGGTTTCCACGCAGGAGTGGGAAGCGTTGATTAATGAAGACCTCAAAGGGGCAGATTATGAGCGAAAGCTGGTGTGGAAAACCATGGAAGGATTCGACGTGAGGCCTTACTATAGGAAAGAGGATCTGGAAAAAATCAGCTATTTAAAGGTTTTCCCGGGCGATTTCCCGTTTGTCAGAAGCGGGCGCAAAAAGGAAAACAACTGGTTCGTCAGACAGGACATCAGGGTTGGAGATATCAACCAGGCGAATAAAAAAGCGCTCGACATCCTGATGAAGGGCATCGACTCGCTGGGCTGGGTGCTTGATGAACAAAAAGACCCGACCATAGACGAAATTGAGCAGTTGATGGAAAACATCTACGCGCAAATCGTGCAGGTGAATTTCGTCTGTGGAAAGCAAGCTCCAAAGATCCTCGATATCTACCTGGCTTTGGTAAAAAAATACAACCGCGATCTGGATAAAATACATGGCTCTGTGGATTTTGATCCAATAGGCCGGTTGCTTAGTACGGGGGGCTTTTATGAATCAGAAGTTGCTGATTTTGATGCTTGTGCAAAAATTATTGAGGCGTCAAGTCATGTACCCCATTTCCGCACTCTGGCTGTCAGCGCCTTCGTTTTTAAAAATGCCGGGTCGTCCATTGTCGAAGAACTGGCTTTTGGAATGGCTTATGGCAATGAATATCTGCAACGAATCACCGAAAAAGGGATTTCGATCGATGATGTAGCCCCTAACCTGAAATTTCATTTTGGGGTAAGCTCCAATTATTTTATGGAAATCGCCAAGATCAGGGCAGCGCGGTTGCTTTGGGCAAAAATTGTAAATGCGTATGGACCATCAGATGCCGAATTTACCAGAACCCATATTCATTCCATCACCAGCGACTGGAACAAGACATTGTATGATCCATATGTAAACATGCTCCGCACAACCACCGAAGCCATGTCGGCAATTATCGGGGGGACCAATTCACTCACCGTTCGTCCATTTGATGCAATTTTTGGAGAACCGTCCGGTTTTTCCGAGCGGATTGCACGCAACCAGCAGCTTTTGCTTAAAGAGGAATCATATCTGGATAAAATAGTTGACCCGGCCGCCGGCTCCTATTATATCGAAACCCTGACCGATTCCATCGCAGAACAAGCCTGGAAAATATTCCTCGAAGTGATGGATATGGGCGGATTTGTTGCTGCTTTTAAAAAAGGGTTTGTTCAGGAAAAAATCAATAAAACTGCTAAAAGCAGGGATATAGCCATTGCCAGCCGAAGAGAAATACTTGTTGGAACAAATCAATATCCCAATTACAGTGAGTACCTCAACAAACCGGTTGACCAGACAGTTCTTGAACCGACTGATCATTCGATCGAAAACCCTGTGGCTAAGCCGTTGAAACCTTATCGTGGTGCACAGCAGCTGGAGAAACTTCGCGCAGCAACAGACAACTACTCGCTTTCGGCAAAACGTCCGGCAGCATTTATGCTCACTTTCGGCAGCCTCGCCATGCGCAGGGCGCGTTCACAATTTTCCGGGAATTTCTTTGGCTGCGCCGGAATCAGTATTATTGACAACGATGGGTTTAAAACCGTTGATGCTGGTGTTGATGCTGCATTGAAAAGCGAAGCCGAAATTGTTGTGATTTGTGCTGCTGATGAGGATTACCCGGTGATTGCTCCTGAAATCAGGGAGAAAATAGGCGATAAAGCCATCGTTGTGGTGGCCGGTTATCCCAAAGAGGTTGAAGAATTGAAGGCAAAAGGGCTGAGGTATTTCATTCATGTCAAATCCAACTTACTGGAAACACTCAGAGAATTTCAGCAATTGTTGGGGATTATGGCTTAAGCAAATCACCTCAGATTTATCAAATACAAAATCATTCAAAAGGAAGATAGCATGAAACCAAATTTCAAAAACATCAATATAAAATATTCGGTAAAAGCTGGAATGACGGGTGCTGAATGGGACAAGCAGAACAACATCGTAAAAACCTGGCTGCCCCCTGAGCAAATCTCCCTGAAATCGGTTTATACCGAGGATGACCTTGCAGGCATGGAGCACCTAAGCTATGCAGCAGGCATTCCGCCGTTTTTAAGAGGCCCCTACTCAACCATGTACGTTCAGCGCCCCTGGACAGTGCGTCAGTATGCAGGATTTTCCACTGCCGAGGAATCCAACGCTTTTTACCGTCGCAACCTGGCTGCCGGGCAAAAAGGGCTTTCGATAGCCTTTGACCTGGCTACACACCGCGGGTACGACTCCGATCATGAGCGCGTTGTTGGGGATGTCGGAAAAGCAGGGGTAGCCGTGGATTCAATTCTCGATATGAAAATCCTTTTCGACCAGATTCCGCTGGACAAAATGTCGGTTTCGATGACGATGAACGGCGCGGTGCTGCCTGTGATGGCCTTTTATATTGTAGCCGGCTTGGAGCAGGGCGTAAGTCTTGAGCAATTGTCGGGAACAATCCAGAACGACATCCTGAAAGAATTCATGGTGCGCAACACTTACATTTACCCGCCATTGCCTTCAATGCGCATTATTGCCGACATATTTAAATATACGTCGAAGCACATGCCTAAGTTCAACTCGATCAGTATTAGCGGCTACCACATGCAGGAGGCCGGCGCCACTGCTGATATTGAGCTGGCCTACACCCTTGCTGACGGACTTGAATATTTACGTACCGGAGTTCAGACCGGGTTGGATATAGATGCATTCGCTCCACGACTTTCATTCTTTTGGGCAGTGGGAATGAATCACTTTATGGAAATTGCCAAAATGCGTGCCGCCAGGATGCTTTGGGCAAAAATGGTAAAACAGTTCAACCCGAAAAATCCTAAATCCATGGCCCTTCGCACGCACTGCCAAACATCCGGTTGGAGTCTGACAGAACAAGACCCATATAACAATGTCGCCCGCACCTGCGTCGAGGCTATGGCCGCAGCGCTGGGACACACACAATCGTTGCACACCAACGCTCTGGATGAAGCCATTGCCCTGCCCACCGACTTTTCTGCCCGTATCGCCCGCAACACACAGATTTATCTCCAGGAGGAAACTGACATTTGCCGTGTAGTTGATCCCTGGGCCGGCTCTTATTATGTCGAAACGCTGACGCACGAGATAGCACACAGGGCGTGGAAACTCATCGAGGAAGTGGAAGAACTGGGCGGTATGGCAAAAGCCATCGAAACCGGAGTTCCAAAAATGCGCATCGAGGAAGCTGCAGCGCGTAAACAAGCACGGATTGACTCTCATAAAGATGTCATCGTTGGGGTAAACAAATATCGTCTCGAAAAGGAAGACCCTATCGAAACACTTGAAGTTGACAATACCGCAGTAAGGACAGCCCAACTCAAACGCCTCGAAAAACTCCGGTCTGAACGCAATCAGGATGAGGTTAATGAGGCGC
The window above is part of the Bacteroidales bacterium genome. Proteins encoded here:
- a CDS encoding acyl-CoA mutase large subunit family protein, with amino-acid sequence MKQNEEQRRLFEEFPPVSTQEWEALINEDLKGADYERKLVWKTMEGFDVRPYYRKEDLEKISYLKVFPGDFPFVRSGRKKENNWFVRQDIRVGDINQANKKALDILMKGIDSLGWVLDEQKDPTIDEIEQLMENIYAQIVQVNFVCGKQAPKILDIYLALVKKYNRDLDKIHGSVDFDPIGRLLSTGGFYESEVADFDACAKIIEASSHVPHFRTLAVSAFVFKNAGSSIVEELAFGMAYGNEYLQRITEKGISIDDVAPNLKFHFGVSSNYFMEIAKIRAARLLWAKIVNAYGPSDAEFTRTHIHSITSDWNKTLYDPYVNMLRTTTEAMSAIIGGTNSLTVRPFDAIFGEPSGFSERIARNQQLLLKEESYLDKIVDPAAGSYYIETLTDSIAEQAWKIFLEVMDMGGFVAAFKKGFVQEKINKTAKSRDIAIASRREILVGTNQYPNYSEYLNKPVDQTVLEPTDHSIENPVAKPLKPYRGAQQLEKLRAATDNYSLSAKRPAAFMLTFGSLAMRRARSQFSGNFFGCAGISIIDNDGFKTVDAGVDAALKSEAEIVVICAADEDYPVIAPEIREKIGDKAIVVVAGYPKEVEELKAKGLRYFIHVKSNLLETLREFQQLLGIMA
- the scpA gene encoding methylmalonyl-CoA mutase encodes the protein MKPNFKNINIKYSVKAGMTGAEWDKQNNIVKTWLPPEQISLKSVYTEDDLAGMEHLSYAAGIPPFLRGPYSTMYVQRPWTVRQYAGFSTAEESNAFYRRNLAAGQKGLSIAFDLATHRGYDSDHERVVGDVGKAGVAVDSILDMKILFDQIPLDKMSVSMTMNGAVLPVMAFYIVAGLEQGVSLEQLSGTIQNDILKEFMVRNTYIYPPLPSMRIIADIFKYTSKHMPKFNSISISGYHMQEAGATADIELAYTLADGLEYLRTGVQTGLDIDAFAPRLSFFWAVGMNHFMEIAKMRAARMLWAKMVKQFNPKNPKSMALRTHCQTSGWSLTEQDPYNNVARTCVEAMAAALGHTQSLHTNALDEAIALPTDFSARIARNTQIYLQEETDICRVVDPWAGSYYVETLTHEIAHRAWKLIEEVEELGGMAKAIETGVPKMRIEEAAARKQARIDSHKDVIVGVNKYRLEKEDPIETLEVDNTAVRTAQLKRLEKLRSERNQDEVNEALQAITKACETGEGNLLELAVEAAKRRASLGEISFACEKVFGRYKAVIRSISGVYSSESKGDDKFKKACQMADEFAVMEGRRPRIMIAKMGQDGHDRGAKVVSTGYADMGFDVDIGPLFQTPAEAARQAVENDVHILGVSSLAAGHKTLVPQVIEELKNAGREDIMVIVGGVIPSQDYQFLYDAGVVAVFGPGTVISEAGIKILEILIESRK